A genomic stretch from Trifolium pratense cultivar HEN17-A07 unplaced genomic scaffold, ARS_RC_1.1 scaffold_62, whole genome shotgun sequence includes:
- the LOC123901267 gene encoding uncharacterized protein LOC123901267: MEESTRNRNTIHDTTLTVENLTLNDDEDELEITLDEESHVNKQSFNLVGRFLTNRPIRVNMMMGKMGDIWQPGRGMDVEEAYPGLFVFRFFHQLDVQHILKQGPWSFDNHTLVLNILSDDVDPRDVPLFNVPFWIQIHNLPSGFMSQKVGKNVGDYIGEFLEYDEKNDSLSWRKYMRIRVLIDVRLPLKKSKKIKKPGEESKLIQFKYERLGTFCYVCGLLGHAENKCPKLFDMETTKVVRGWGPELRAEMGKRQGSDSKWLRQGGNSNWIAPDPTLMRSQGGSNSTSIEEKTKANNAERVQKSQLAAIFSKPEALFPKPIENKNVKTHRETMDEDEVEVLIVEGDRKRSRSGEPNHVPKNIQVQEVPNSSPSTSDISNNEKNFLTAGPGGARRG; the protein is encoded by the coding sequence ATGGAGGAATCAACTCGGAACAGAAACACCATTCACGATACCACTCTTACCGTGGAAAATCTCACACTCAATGATGATGAAGACGAACTAGAGATAACACTAGATGAAGAATCACATGTCAACAAACAATCATTCAATTTGGTGGGCAGGTTCTTGACAAACAGACCCATCAGAGTGAATATGATGATGGGGAAGATGGGAGATATTTGGCAACCTGGAAGGGGAATGGATGTTGAGGAAGCATACCCAGGTTTGTTTGTGTTCAGATTCTTCCATCAATTAGATGTGCAACACATATTGAAACAAGGCCCATGGTCTTTTGATAATCACACTCTTGTCCTAAATATACTTTCTGATGATGTTGACCCACGGGATGTTCCACTGTTTAATGTTCCATTCTGGATTCAAATTCACAATTTACCATCAGGATTTATGTCACAAAAGGTAGGAAAGAATGTGGGTGATTATATTGGAGAATTTTTGGAATATGATGAGAAGAATGATAGTCTTTCATGGAGGAAGTATATGAGAATTCGTGTCCTAATAGATGTTCGATTACCATTGAAGAAGTCCAAGAAGATTAAAAAGCCTGGAGAGGAAAGTAAATTGATTCAATTCAAGTATGAGAGACTTGGAACATTCTGCTATGTATGTGGGCTGCTAGGACATGCTGAAAACAAATGTCCTAAATTATTTGACATGGAAACAACCAAGGTTGTGCGAGGATGGGGACCAGAATTAAGAGCAGAGATGGGAAAGAGACAAGGCAGTGACTCAAAATGGCTCCGCCAAGGAGGAAATTCGAACTGGATTGCACCGGATCCTACTTTGATGAGAAGTCAAGGTGGAAGTAATAGCACAAGTATTGAAGAGAAAACCAAAGCTAATAATGCAGAGAGAGTGCAAAAATCCCAGCTAGCTGCTATATTTAGCAAACCAGAAGCTTTATTCCCTAAaccaatagaaaataaaaatgtcaaaactCATAGAGAGACAATGGATGAAGATGAGGTGGAAGTGTTAATTGTAGAAGGGGATAGGAAACGATCTAGAAGTGGTGAACCCAATCATGTGccaaaaaatatacaagtgcagGAAGTGCCAAATAGCAGTCCTAGTACATCAGATATTAGCAACAATGAGAAGAATTTTTTAACGGCCGGCCCTGGCGGGGCCCGCCGGGGATAA